CCAGAACTTCGCGTGACCAACCCGCACGCCGACGAAGGTGGCGGCCTGAGGGCTGTAGCCCAGCGCATAGAGGCCGCGCCCGAACGGGGTGAAGTGGAGGAGCACCGCGAAGAACGCGATGACCACGAGCACGAAGATCATGATCACCGGGATGCCGGTGTTGCCGATCTTGGACAGCACGAATGAGGTGAGCTCCTTGGGAAAGCTGGCCACCTTCTGATCGCCGATGACCACGAGCGCAAGGCCGCGATAGAGCGCGAGAGTACCGATCGTCACGGCCAGCGACGGGAGGCCAAGGGTCGTGATGAGAAAACCGTTGAATGCACCACACAGAACCCCGATGAGCAGCGACAGCGCCATCACCGTGCCGATGTCGAGCCCACTGTCGCGCCACAGAACACCCATCACGGCACTCGTGAGACCCGCCGTGGAGGCCACCGACAGGTCGATCTCGCCGGAGATGATAACGAGCGCCATCGGCATGGCGATGAGCAGCACCGGCACCACCTGGATGAGCAGGAATCCGACAGTGAGGGTTGAGGCGAAGTAGTTCACCGACACCATCGAGATCACGATGACCGAGATCAGGATGTAGAAGATCACGGCATCATGACCGCTGATGCGGCGGATCCATTGACTACGCGTGGCAGTGGCCATCGTTTCAGACATCTTTGGCCTCACTCACTCGAAGCTTGCGGGTTCTTCGCAACGACACAACGCGGTCGATGATGATGGCGGAAAGAATAAGAACGCCCACGATCGCCTGCTGCCAGAACTTGTCGACCCGGGTTGCGGTCAACGCCCCGGTGATGGTGGAGAGCAGAACGGCGCCGATCGCGGCACCCGCCACCGTGCCCGAACCGCCGAAGATGGCTACGCCGCCGACAACGACCGCGGCCACCACATCCAATTCGAGACCCGAACCGGTCAGCGCACCCACCGAGTTGTAGCGCGAGGTGTAGAGCACCCCGGCCAGGCCCGTGAGAGCGCCGGTGGCGATGAACGCGCTCAGCACGCGCCCGCCGACGGGGATGCCGAACAGCCGCGCAGCATCCGGATCGGAGCCGATCGCATACAGATCACGCCCGCTCCGCACCGAACTCATGAACACCGCGACCGCGACGGTAATAACCACCGCGATGATGGTGATGATCGGGATGCCGAAGAAGGTGTCCACCGAGAGGTTGCCGAACTCCTTCGGGTTGTCGCCCGAGAAGAACTGCTTGGAGCCAGCCCAGCTCGAGAGCACGCCCCTGAATATGTACATGGTCCCGAGCGTGATCACCAACGCAGGAACCTTCGCCGAGGTCACCAACAGGCCGTTGATCGCCCCCAGCAGCCCGCCGAAGGTCATACCGATCACGAAGACCAGCACGAGGGGAATGTCCGGGAAGATGTCGAACACGGTTCCGGTGCCGAACGCGGTGAGGCCCAAAATGGCGCCCACCGAGAGATCGACATTGCGGGTGATGATGACAATGGACTGCCCGACCGCCAAGATCACCATGATCGTGGCGTTGAGCATCAGATCCTTGGTGCTCTGCGGAGACAGGAAGCGCGGATTGAGGATGAAGGTCACCGCGATGAGCAGAACGAGGGCACTCGCCACCGGAATCTCCCGGGCGGTGAAGAAACGCTTGACGGCGCCGCTGCGTGCGGCGGTCGGTGTGTGGGTCACGGTGCTCATTCGCCAGCCCCCTGACTTCCCGTCGCCGCCTGCATGACCAACTCAGCCGTCGCATCCGCCCTGCTCAGCTCTGCCGTGATGCGGCCCTCGTGCATGACGAGAACGCGGTCTGCCATGCCGAGAACCTCCGGCAGCTCTGAGGAGATCATGAGGATCGCGATGCCTCGGCCCGCGAGCTCGGAGAGGAGCCGGTGCACCTCGGCCTTGGTGCCGACGTCGATACCCCGAGTCGGTTCGTCGACGATGAGCAGCCGGGGGGAGGTGGCCAGCCACTTGGCGAGCACCACCTTCTGCTGATTGCCGCCGGAGAG
The genomic region above belongs to Homoserinimonas aerilata and contains:
- a CDS encoding ABC transporter permease, with the protein product MATATRSQWIRRISGHDAVIFYILISVIVISMVSVNYFASTLTVGFLLIQVVPVLLIAMPMALVIISGEIDLSVASTAGLTSAVMGVLWRDSGLDIGTVMALSLLIGVLCGAFNGFLITTLGLPSLAVTIGTLALYRGLALVVIGDQKVASFPKELTSFVLSKIGNTGIPVIMIFVLVVIAFFAVLLHFTPFGRGLYALGYSPQAATFVGVRVGHAKFWLFVATGVVSSMVGVFLTLRLASAGPDNGTGLELTVIAAVLLGGVSIFGGKGNILGVVGGVLLIGTLTYALRLAKVPETALIIVTGGLLVLSVVAPSLIAWGRERIRLRRVHQNFQRQGASGANSA
- a CDS encoding ABC transporter permease translates to MSTVTHTPTAARSGAVKRFFTAREIPVASALVLLIAVTFILNPRFLSPQSTKDLMLNATIMVILAVGQSIVIITRNVDLSVGAILGLTAFGTGTVFDIFPDIPLVLVFVIGMTFGGLLGAINGLLVTSAKVPALVITLGTMYIFRGVLSSWAGSKQFFSGDNPKEFGNLSVDTFFGIPIITIIAVVITVAVAVFMSSVRSGRDLYAIGSDPDAARLFGIPVGGRVLSAFIATGALTGLAGVLYTSRYNSVGALTGSGLELDVVAAVVVGGVAIFGGSGTVAGAAIGAVLLSTITGALTATRVDKFWQQAIVGVLILSAIIIDRVVSLRRTRKLRVSEAKDV